In Terriglobus sp. TAA 43, a single window of DNA contains:
- a CDS encoding GNAT family N-acetyltransferase → MSTSVLVSPVSAYPLSAVASPSPVIAEFGAYRARLAATMDDRLGAYRLRFLVFNVELNEGLASSYATGYDTDQFDDVCDHLIVEHAGTGEIIGTYRLQSGDVAGQYFGYYSEQEFDFSPYAEMRSSVLELGRACVHRDHRSPEVLNLLWKGIMRYAKSRGLRYLMGCCSLTSQCADEGTAVFRALEPHLIESSLMTVPTKAFAMPMREGVETMQEPPRLLRAYLAVGARICSTPAIDCSFGTIDFLTLLDLETMHPRIARRYL, encoded by the coding sequence ATGTCGACAAGTGTCCTTGTATCTCCTGTCTCCGCGTATCCATTGTCTGCGGTTGCTTCACCATCCCCAGTCATTGCAGAGTTTGGCGCCTATCGTGCGCGTCTCGCAGCCACCATGGACGATCGTCTTGGTGCGTATCGCCTTCGCTTCCTCGTGTTTAACGTGGAGTTGAACGAAGGTCTTGCCTCGTCATACGCCACCGGCTATGACACGGATCAGTTTGATGATGTCTGCGATCACCTGATCGTTGAGCATGCGGGAACAGGCGAAATTATTGGCACATATCGTTTGCAGAGCGGCGATGTTGCAGGACAGTACTTCGGCTATTACTCCGAACAGGAATTTGATTTCTCGCCTTACGCAGAGATGCGCTCCAGCGTACTGGAATTGGGCCGCGCCTGCGTGCATCGCGATCATCGCTCTCCCGAGGTTTTGAACCTATTGTGGAAGGGCATCATGCGCTATGCGAAGTCGCGTGGTCTGCGTTATCTCATGGGCTGCTGCTCACTCACGTCGCAGTGTGCAGACGAGGGAACCGCGGTATTTCGCGCACTGGAACCGCACTTGATTGAGTCATCGCTGATGACGGTGCCCACCAAGGCGTTCGCCATGCCGATGCGCGAAGGTGTGGAGACCATGCAGGAACCGCCGCGCTTGCTGCGTGCATACCTTGCTGTGGGTGCGCGCATCTGCTCCACACCTGCGATCGATTGCAGCTTCGGCACCATCGACTTTCTTACACTGCTTGATCTGGAGACGATGCATCCGCGCATCGCACGCCGCTATCTGTGA
- a CDS encoding helix-turn-helix domain-containing protein, with translation MPPAKEAAPAAMNIGTTIRGYRLQKGMSQGDIEKRTGLLRCYLSRVENGHTVPSLETLQKIAAALDVPLSQFFADDPVSRDVAAIALTEDEIRFLTQIQRYSAHLSDGDRKLLLAMVRKFAQTALT, from the coding sequence ATGCCTCCGGCAAAAGAGGCGGCCCCCGCGGCGATGAACATCGGGACGACGATTCGCGGCTATCGCCTGCAGAAGGGCATGTCGCAAGGCGATATTGAAAAGCGGACAGGGCTTCTACGGTGTTATCTGTCGCGCGTGGAAAACGGCCATACCGTTCCGTCTCTTGAGACGCTGCAGAAGATCGCCGCGGCGCTGGACGTACCGCTGAGCCAGTTCTTCGCAGACGATCCGGTCAGCCGAGATGTGGCTGCCATCGCCCTCACTGAAGACGAGATTCGCTTCCTCACGCAGATTCAGCGCTACAGCGCCCACCTGTCTGACGGCGACCGCAAGCTGTTGCTGGCCATGGTGCGGAAGTTCGCCCAGACGGCGCTAACCTAA
- a CDS encoding DUF2062 domain-containing protein, which produces MITVAQDVRHSWLRRTIVSPVVRLLRRGASPKRLAWSLTIGFIIGINPVIGSTTVLTIAVSHLFRLNHPASQLGTHSAYPFQILLLLPFLQAGSLVFGMGPLPLQPSEILQMVKTHPLDLLRTLWTWEWHALVLWVVMAAVLTPALATLLTRILERAARKPRTAV; this is translated from the coding sequence GTGATTACAGTTGCTCAGGATGTGCGGCACTCATGGCTTCGGCGGACCATTGTTTCGCCCGTGGTGCGACTGCTTCGCCGCGGAGCCTCACCAAAGCGCCTGGCATGGAGCCTGACGATTGGTTTCATCATCGGCATTAATCCGGTGATCGGTTCCACGACAGTGTTAACCATTGCTGTCTCGCACCTGTTCCGCCTGAACCACCCCGCGTCGCAGCTTGGCACGCATAGTGCCTATCCTTTTCAGATTCTGCTGCTACTACCTTTTCTTCAGGCAGGCTCACTTGTGTTCGGTATGGGGCCGCTGCCCCTGCAGCCATCAGAAATATTGCAGATGGTGAAAACGCATCCGCTGGATCTGCTGCGCACGCTGTGGACGTGGGAATGGCATGCACTGGTGCTGTGGGTTGTCATGGCTGCAGTCTTAACCCCAGCACTGGCAACGCTGCTGACGCGCATTCTGGAGCGCGCCGCACGCAAACCCCGCACGGCGGTTTAA
- a CDS encoding MaoC family dehydratase, whose product MADELYFEDFQLGQKFESKGSVKITAREITEFAEKYDPQPFHLDEAAGKSTFFKGQAASGWLTAAIVMRMRVDTIKVHGGMIGAGVEEIRWTEPVRPGDSLHTETEVIGLRASKKRPELGLVTIYTNTFNQRGEIVMKSTVKFLAPLRSAQPAA is encoded by the coding sequence ATGGCAGACGAACTCTACTTTGAAGATTTTCAGCTGGGCCAGAAGTTTGAATCCAAAGGCAGCGTGAAGATCACGGCGCGCGAGATTACAGAGTTCGCTGAAAAGTACGATCCTCAGCCGTTCCATCTGGACGAGGCCGCTGGCAAGAGCACGTTCTTCAAGGGGCAGGCTGCCTCTGGATGGCTCACCGCCGCGATAGTGATGCGAATGCGCGTGGACACCATCAAGGTGCACGGCGGCATGATCGGTGCGGGCGTGGAAGAGATTCGCTGGACGGAACCCGTCCGCCCCGGCGATTCGCTGCATACCGAGACGGAAGTCATCGGCCTGCGAGCCTCCAAGAAGCGCCCGGAACTGGGTCTGGTGACGATTTACACCAACACCTTTAATCAGCGTGGCGAGATTGTGATGAAAAGCACCGTCAAGTTCCTGGCACCATTGCGGAGCGCGCAGCCAGCGGCCTGA
- a CDS encoding helix-turn-helix transcriptional regulator, with protein sequence MNNHLRDLRAERGWSQAYLAEQLEVSRQSVNAIETGKYDPSLPLAFRIAKLFSLPIEKIFTAD encoded by the coding sequence ATGAATAATCATCTGCGCGATCTTCGAGCCGAACGTGGATGGTCACAGGCGTATCTAGCCGAGCAGCTTGAGGTCTCACGGCAAAGCGTGAACGCCATCGAAACCGGCAAGTACGATCCGTCGTTGCCGCTGGCCTTCCGTATTGCGAAGCTCTTCAGCCTGCCCATCGAAAAAATCTTCAC
- a CDS encoding rhomboid family intramembrane serine protease has product MSIESSPEFDASRYGPPADDVQREDAALQNAAARRSMGSRMPRLRQAPATYLLLGINIVVYLWMILHGVDPISPDPDALVHFGATYAPLVFLNHEWFRVVTAMFVHVGALHLATNMWCLWNLGVIGEPLLGFFGLCSVYLLTGISGNLLSLTFNARGGVVGAGASGAVFGIAGILIVLFSNKKLAEPRDGFRGIPLQDLYAIRRSVISFAVLNLLIGVGSMSGALMHSVHLDGLRIDNFAHIGGLVFGLLLGLPLLPRMTSGRQAYLSRQKVTFAGALLALALYGYFLSNLQ; this is encoded by the coding sequence ATGTCTATCGAATCTTCCCCGGAGTTTGACGCCTCCCGCTACGGTCCTCCGGCGGATGATGTGCAGCGGGAAGATGCCGCGTTGCAGAATGCCGCAGCGCGTCGCTCCATGGGCAGCCGCATGCCGCGCCTTCGGCAAGCCCCGGCGACGTATCTCCTGCTCGGCATCAACATCGTCGTGTACCTCTGGATGATTCTTCACGGCGTTGATCCCATCTCGCCCGATCCGGATGCTCTCGTTCATTTCGGCGCAACGTATGCACCACTGGTCTTTCTGAATCACGAATGGTTTCGTGTCGTCACAGCCATGTTTGTGCATGTGGGCGCGCTGCATCTTGCTACCAACATGTGGTGCTTGTGGAACCTTGGCGTCATCGGCGAGCCGCTGCTGGGCTTCTTCGGTCTCTGCTCGGTCTACCTGCTGACCGGTATCTCCGGCAATCTGCTCTCGCTCACCTTCAACGCGCGGGGAGGAGTCGTAGGTGCTGGCGCCTCGGGAGCGGTCTTTGGGATTGCTGGCATTCTGATCGTGCTTTTTTCCAATAAAAAGCTGGCAGAGCCGCGTGACGGCTTCCGCGGCATTCCCTTGCAGGATCTCTATGCCATCCGCCGGTCGGTGATCTCTTTCGCAGTGTTGAATCTGTTGATCGGTGTGGGGTCCATGTCCGGAGCACTGATGCATAGCGTTCATTTGGATGGCTTACGCATTGATAACTTCGCACACATTGGTGGGTTAGTTTTCGGATTGCTGTTGGGTCTCCCGCTGCTTCCACGCATGACCAGCGGTCGTCAGGCTTATCTGAGCCGTCAGAAGGTCACGTTCGCCGGGGCGCTGCTCGCGCTGGCGCTCTACGGCTACTTCCTCTCGAACCTGCAGTAA
- a CDS encoding MBL fold metallo-hydrolase has product MMRMTVLASGSKGNSAVIASSRTRILVDAGFSCRELMRRMKLVGEDPYALNAVIITHEHADHVAGLSVLARKLNIPVYFTEATHRAWVRQMTPRTTMGYKQWLEKTRAEKEARLEAQALAHQIATSSQEDRPDDHFFATDIDVDAIDATTDPEAALQAAAADDLCEDLPAEAKSSVRDNPSYLPAVEYFEAGKRLCIGDIDVLPFTIPHDAADPCGFVFEGEGLRFGFATDLGYVPQNVKLALKKCDVLLLESNHDLEMLRDGPYPWSVKQRVLSRVGHLSNAAAAEFLTRDYDGGAHAIILAHLSESNNMPELARLAAEQAVGNHPSLLGNRILLADQAAPMEPLVM; this is encoded by the coding sequence ATGATGCGTATGACGGTTCTCGCCTCGGGGTCTAAAGGCAACAGTGCCGTGATTGCGTCGTCGCGGACGCGCATCTTGGTGGACGCTGGCTTTTCCTGCCGCGAACTGATGCGCCGGATGAAACTCGTCGGCGAAGACCCATATGCCCTGAACGCTGTCATCATCACGCACGAGCACGCAGACCATGTAGCTGGCTTGTCCGTTCTGGCGCGTAAGTTGAACATTCCCGTGTACTTCACGGAAGCCACGCATCGTGCCTGGGTGCGTCAGATGACCCCACGCACCACCATGGGCTACAAGCAGTGGTTGGAGAAGACGCGCGCGGAGAAGGAAGCGCGGCTGGAAGCACAGGCTTTAGCGCACCAGATAGCCACTTCCTCGCAGGAGGATCGTCCAGACGATCACTTTTTCGCCACGGACATCGACGTGGATGCCATCGATGCCACCACCGACCCGGAAGCAGCCTTACAGGCTGCCGCGGCAGACGATCTCTGCGAGGACCTGCCGGCAGAGGCGAAGTCCAGTGTGCGCGACAATCCCTCGTATCTCCCTGCAGTGGAGTACTTTGAGGCCGGGAAGCGGCTCTGCATCGGCGATATCGATGTCCTGCCTTTTACCATTCCGCACGACGCGGCAGATCCCTGCGGATTTGTCTTTGAGGGCGAGGGGCTGCGTTTCGGGTTTGCGACGGATCTCGGCTATGTGCCGCAGAATGTGAAGCTTGCTCTCAAGAAGTGCGACGTCCTGCTGCTGGAATCGAACCACGACCTGGAGATGTTGCGGGACGGGCCCTATCCGTGGAGCGTCAAACAGAGGGTGTTGTCGCGGGTGGGACATCTGTCGAATGCCGCCGCGGCGGAATTTCTCACGCGCGATTACGACGGCGGAGCGCATGCGATCATCCTGGCGCACCTCTCAGAAAGCAACAATATGCCGGAATTGGCGCGTCTCGCCGCAGAACAGGCAGTGGGGAACCACCCAAGCCTCCTGGGCAATCGAATTTTACTTGCGGATCAGGCTGCGCCGATGGAACCTCTGGTTATGTAA
- the udk gene encoding uridine kinase translates to MNNSSGSTMKPVVLGVGGCSGSGKTTLARELAAQLDAVLFPLDFYYRDLAHLSREERDHYNFDHPESLEHDLIVRHVEQLRQNQPIDRPNYDFNTHSRVKGVTDHLEPQAFIIVEGILALHYAGLKPLYDLTVYVDAPHDVCLTRRIYRDTRERGRTEESVREQFERHARPMADEYVLPSRDRADVTVKGTEALDWSIEVVLSELRRRSLLLSA, encoded by the coding sequence ATGAACAACTCTTCCGGCAGCACGATGAAGCCGGTGGTGCTGGGCGTGGGTGGATGCTCCGGCAGCGGCAAGACAACACTGGCACGCGAACTGGCAGCGCAACTGGACGCAGTGTTGTTCCCGTTGGACTTCTACTATCGCGACCTGGCTCATCTATCGCGTGAAGAGCGTGATCATTACAACTTCGATCATCCGGAGTCATTGGAGCACGATCTGATCGTGCGGCATGTGGAGCAGTTGCGTCAGAACCAACCCATTGATCGACCCAACTACGACTTCAATACGCACTCGCGTGTGAAGGGTGTGACAGATCACCTGGAGCCGCAGGCGTTCATCATCGTGGAAGGCATTCTTGCGCTTCACTATGCTGGCTTGAAGCCGCTGTATGACCTGACGGTGTACGTCGATGCACCACACGATGTGTGCCTGACGCGACGCATCTATCGCGATACGCGGGAGCGCGGACGCACAGAAGAAAGCGTTCGCGAACAGTTCGAACGGCATGCACGCCCCATGGCCGACGAGTATGTGCTACCCAGCCGCGACCGCGCCGACGTCACTGTGAAAGGGACAGAAGCGCTGGACTGGTCGATTGAAGTGGTGCTGTCGGAGCTGCGTCGTCGCAGTCTCCTGTTGTCGGCCTGA
- a CDS encoding nicotinate phosphoribosyltransferase, with the protein MIINFSERAHNHNWDLDPIVRSLLDTDFYKLLMLQFIWKHFRDTRVTFSLNNRNHKFRLAEMIPREAVIAQLDHVKRLRYRKSEMIWLAGNTFYGTRGIFEPAFLEWLENDFALCDYHLSERDGQFELTFEGSWISVTMWEIYALSILNELKTRAALKGMSEFELDILYARAKTRLWGKIEQLRDVPGLAVADFGTRRRHSFLWQEFVVEAMHSELGAAFTGTSNTFLAYKHDMEAIGTNAHELPMALAAIATNDEELKESQYRILELWQQTYHGALRVMLPDTYGTTQFLEHAPDWVADWTGQRVDSKDPFVAGDEYISWLASRGKDPKAKLLIASDGLDVQTILSLHAYFSGTVAPGVSVRDFRSASDFLDTRRWELDRRIRFSAGWGTLLTNDFRDCHPRSEEALEPISLVCKLTSANGRPSVKLSDNYEKASGPQELVEHYRDVFGLAGISRIPVVV; encoded by the coding sequence ATGATCATTAACTTCTCCGAGCGCGCGCATAACCATAACTGGGACCTTGACCCCATCGTGCGGTCGCTGCTCGACACAGACTTTTACAAGCTGCTGATGTTGCAGTTCATATGGAAGCACTTTCGCGATACGCGAGTTACGTTCAGCCTGAACAATCGAAACCACAAGTTTCGATTGGCAGAGATGATTCCGCGCGAGGCTGTGATCGCGCAGTTAGATCATGTGAAGAGGCTGCGCTACCGCAAGAGCGAAATGATCTGGCTCGCGGGCAATACGTTCTACGGAACACGCGGCATCTTTGAGCCCGCTTTTCTTGAATGGCTGGAGAACGACTTTGCGCTCTGTGACTATCACTTGTCCGAACGTGACGGTCAGTTTGAATTGACCTTTGAAGGTTCGTGGATCAGCGTGACAATGTGGGAGATTTACGCGCTCTCCATTCTTAACGAGTTGAAGACGCGCGCCGCATTGAAGGGCATGAGCGAGTTCGAACTCGACATCCTGTATGCGCGTGCAAAGACGCGCCTCTGGGGAAAGATCGAACAACTTCGTGATGTTCCTGGCCTTGCTGTTGCAGACTTCGGTACGCGTCGTCGCCATTCGTTTCTATGGCAGGAGTTTGTTGTGGAGGCGATGCACTCGGAGTTGGGTGCAGCGTTCACGGGCACAAGCAATACGTTCCTTGCATACAAGCACGACATGGAAGCCATTGGCACCAACGCGCATGAGTTGCCCATGGCCCTCGCTGCGATAGCCACGAACGATGAAGAGCTGAAAGAGTCGCAGTACCGCATCCTTGAGTTGTGGCAGCAGACGTATCACGGCGCATTGCGTGTGATGTTGCCCGACACGTACGGCACGACGCAGTTCCTGGAACATGCACCGGACTGGGTCGCGGATTGGACCGGCCAGCGTGTGGATTCGAAGGATCCCTTTGTTGCAGGCGACGAGTACATCAGCTGGCTTGCGTCCCGCGGCAAAGATCCGAAAGCAAAGCTGCTGATTGCCAGCGATGGTCTGGACGTGCAGACAATCCTGAGCCTTCATGCGTATTTCTCAGGAACAGTGGCACCGGGTGTGAGTGTGCGCGATTTCCGCAGCGCATCGGATTTCCTCGATACCCGCAGGTGGGAGCTGGATCGGCGTATCCGTTTCTCTGCAGGTTGGGGAACTCTGTTAACGAACGATTTCCGCGACTGCCATCCGCGCAGTGAAGAAGCCCTGGAACCCATCTCGCTGGTCTGCAAACTCACGTCGGCAAACGGACGCCCATCCGTGAAGCTTTCCGACAACTACGAGAAGGCAAGCGGGCCCCAGGAACTGGTCGAGCACTATCGCGACGTCTTCGGTCTTGCCGGGATCAGTCGTATTCCTGTCGTGGTGTAA
- a CDS encoding 1-acyl-sn-glycerol-3-phosphate acyltransferase, with amino-acid sequence MWIESTVRPLRTMHERACWSQKWALRILRFLRCPVQMRGALPSRGLIAANHISYTDVLVLAALTPTIFVAKAEVRRWPLIGLLCERAGVLFLDRSSMRAAAAANRTIAEVLRGGQSVVVFPEGTTSGGETILPMYAALFQSALDSDEPIVPAWITYGDAAQRERIAYWGDMTLMPHLLQLMRLRSMDDVSVQFRTTGIPARHRTQAAEMCRVVWQQMMEKRVRPTTGDCDDAAPTAPLQSTSPALLSLSQ; translated from the coding sequence ATGTGGATCGAGAGTACAGTCCGGCCTCTGCGTACCATGCATGAACGTGCGTGCTGGTCGCAGAAGTGGGCTCTTCGCATCCTGCGTTTTCTTCGTTGTCCCGTGCAGATGCGTGGCGCATTGCCGTCGCGTGGTTTAATAGCGGCCAACCACATCAGCTACACGGATGTGCTTGTGCTTGCTGCGTTGACCCCGACGATCTTCGTTGCAAAGGCGGAAGTGCGACGCTGGCCTTTGATTGGCCTATTGTGCGAGCGTGCAGGCGTACTGTTTCTTGATCGCTCTTCCATGCGCGCTGCGGCTGCTGCCAATCGAACCATTGCAGAGGTTTTGCGTGGTGGCCAGTCGGTCGTTGTCTTTCCGGAAGGAACCACGTCAGGCGGAGAAACAATACTGCCGATGTACGCAGCGCTGTTTCAGTCAGCGCTGGATTCCGACGAGCCGATCGTCCCTGCATGGATCACATACGGCGACGCCGCGCAGCGCGAACGCATTGCCTACTGGGGCGACATGACTCTCATGCCGCATCTGCTGCAACTCATGCGTCTGCGTTCGATGGACGACGTATCCGTACAGTTCCGCACCACCGGCATCCCGGCACGGCATCGTACGCAGGCTGCAGAAATGTGTCGCGTGGTGTGGCAGCAGATGATGGAAAAACGCGTCAGGCCGACAACAGGAGACTGCGACGACGCAGCTCCGACAGCACCACTTCAATCGACCAGTCCAGCGCTTCTGTCCCTTTCACAGTGA
- a CDS encoding purine-nucleoside phosphorylase yields the protein MSDLYAQARSAADHLLAQTKHRPKLGIILGSGLGDFANSVEDAVAVPYSEIPHFPQSTVEGHSGRMVLGTIAGVPVAVMQGRVHAYEGYRMDEVTFPARVLGLMGVQTLIVTNAAGGIRTDFAPGSIVGISDHINLTGTNAALGRNEPRFAVTHGSGLRFFDMTTAYTPRLLQLAQETAQQHGWSMQTGVYIAVLGPSYETPAEIRAFRTLGADLVGMSTVHEVIVARHMGMEVLGLSLVTNAAAGVTSESIDHSEVMEHGKHAAERFSALLTAIVPKAVTEA from the coding sequence ATGAGTGACCTTTACGCACAAGCACGCTCCGCCGCCGACCATCTTCTGGCACAGACAAAGCACCGTCCGAAACTTGGCATCATCCTAGGCTCTGGCCTTGGCGATTTTGCTAACAGCGTGGAAGACGCCGTTGCCGTTCCCTATTCCGAGATCCCGCACTTCCCGCAATCAACTGTGGAAGGCCATTCGGGACGCATGGTGCTGGGAACGATTGCCGGTGTGCCCGTGGCCGTGATGCAGGGCCGCGTGCATGCGTACGAAGGCTATCGGATGGATGAGGTGACCTTTCCCGCGCGCGTGCTCGGCCTGATGGGCGTGCAGACGCTGATTGTGACCAATGCTGCGGGTGGCATCCGTACAGACTTCGCGCCGGGGTCAATCGTAGGAATTTCCGATCACATCAACCTGACCGGCACCAACGCCGCACTGGGACGCAATGAACCTCGCTTCGCTGTGACGCACGGCAGCGGCCTTCGCTTCTTCGACATGACCACCGCATATACACCGCGACTGCTGCAACTGGCGCAGGAGACGGCGCAGCAACACGGATGGTCGATGCAGACAGGCGTGTACATTGCCGTGTTAGGACCAAGCTATGAGACACCCGCGGAGATTCGCGCCTTCCGCACGCTGGGCGCAGACCTTGTCGGCATGAGCACTGTGCATGAAGTGATTGTGGCTCGCCACATGGGGATGGAAGTTCTCGGACTATCGCTGGTGACAAATGCTGCAGCGGGAGTTACAAGCGAATCGATCGATCACAGTGAAGTGATGGAGCATGGGAAACATGCGGCAGAGCGCTTCTCTGCCCTGCTGACAGCGATTGTTCCGAAGGCGGTCACAGAAGCATGA